The Clostridium septicum genome contains a region encoding:
- the hisC gene encoding histidinol-phosphate transaminase gives MELTKIKLDSNENQLEHYLDIINCIKEIDPKKYPDVTISELRRKIAISCSVKQNEIFCSNGSDILIKVITLGLLKTTDEVIIPEIAFPTYEIAAKIKECKYKKIPLKNYGIDLEATFDAITDDTKLIWISNPHNPTGTILEPEEIEEFLEKIPEHIYVVLDEAYVEFLTEKIPDTIRLYNKFKNLIVLRTFSKAYGLAGARVGYGFAREEIINSFKHVIGPFDLNSYAQALAIKIIDEKEYVKEVRAANKKAMDFYESLFKELNLDYIKSYASFVMVNAGEKADFICEKLLEENIIIKNGKHIEMENWIRISMGNQEQNLKVAKILRDILK, from the coding sequence ATGGAATTAACAAAGATAAAACTAGATTCTAACGAAAATCAATTAGAGCATTATTTAGATATTATAAATTGTATTAAGGAAATTGATCCAAAGAAGTATCCAGATGTTACAATAAGTGAATTAAGGAGAAAAATTGCAATTTCTTGTAGTGTAAAGCAAAATGAAATATTTTGTTCAAATGGATCAGATATATTAATAAAAGTTATTACATTAGGGTTACTTAAAACAACTGATGAAGTTATTATACCAGAAATAGCTTTTCCAACTTATGAGATTGCAGCGAAAATAAAGGAGTGTAAGTACAAGAAAATACCACTTAAAAATTATGGAATAGATTTAGAAGCAACTTTTGATGCAATAACAGATGATACTAAACTTATATGGATTTCTAATCCTCATAATCCTACAGGAACTATATTAGAGCCAGAAGAAATCGAAGAATTTTTAGAAAAGATTCCAGAACATATATATGTTGTTTTAGATGAGGCATATGTAGAATTTTTAACAGAAAAAATTCCAGATACAATAAGATTATATAATAAGTTTAAAAATCTTATAGTACTTAGAACTTTTTCTAAGGCTTATGGTTTGGCAGGAGCAAGAGTTGGATACGGCTTTGCTAGAGAAGAAATCATAAACTCATTTAAGCATGTTATAGGACCTTTTGATTTAAACTCTTATGCTCAAGCATTAGCTATTAAAATAATAGACGAAAAGGAATATGTTAAAGAAGTTAGAGCAGCTAATAAAAAAGCTATGGATTTTTATGAAAGCTTATTTAAAGAGTTAAATTTAGATTACATAAAATCTTATGCTTCATTTGTTATGGTGAATGCAGGGGAAAAAGCTGATTTTATTTGTGAAAAATTACTTGAAGAAAATATAATAATAAAAAATGGTAAACATATAGAAATGGAAAACTGGATAAGAATATCTATGGGAAATCAGGAACAAAACTTAAAGGTTGCTAAAATATTAAGAGATATTCTAAAATAA
- a CDS encoding TIGR00266 family protein, with the protein MSTKFELLYGNTNKVLKINAKQGEKYIVESAAMVSMDDVFNTKAKTGGLSKTLGRIFSGESMFIQEFTAKENGELLLAPKFLGDIEIVELNGEKRYRLGKSSFLAATEGIDVNTKSGGINGMLSGEGLIQMEASGAGTLFISAYGAIHKKVVAENETYIVDSDHLVLWDSNMRYSTELISGLFGSIAGGEGLVCKFNGPGEIWIQTRNPKNMFKPQK; encoded by the coding sequence ATGAGTACAAAATTTGAATTGTTGTATGGAAATACTAATAAGGTGTTAAAAATAAATGCTAAACAAGGTGAAAAATATATAGTAGAATCTGCAGCAATGGTATCTATGGATGATGTGTTTAATACTAAAGCTAAAACAGGAGGTTTAAGTAAGACTTTAGGAAGAATATTTTCAGGAGAATCAATGTTTATTCAAGAGTTTACCGCTAAAGAGAATGGAGAATTGCTTTTAGCTCCTAAGTTTTTAGGTGATATAGAAATTGTAGAATTAAATGGAGAAAAGAGATATAGATTGGGAAAATCAAGTTTTTTAGCAGCAACGGAAGGAATAGATGTAAATACAAAATCAGGTGGAATTAATGGTATGCTTTCAGGTGAAGGTTTAATTCAAATGGAGGCATCAGGAGCTGGAACATTATTTATAAGTGCTTATGGAGCAATTCATAAGAAAGTAGTTGCTGAAAATGAAACTTATATAGTTGATTCAGATCATTTAGTTCTATGGGATAGTAACATGAGATATAGTACAGAACTTATATCAGGATTATTTGGATCAATTGCAGGTGGAGAAGGATTAGTTTGTAAGTTTAATGGACCTGGAGAGATATGGATTCAAACAAGGAATCCTAAAAATATGTTTAAACCGCAGAAATAA
- a CDS encoding site-specific integrase codes for MDYNITYRQKDKGWQYIISYKVNGKWKQKSKQGFSTKKEAKPFAEKALKELKTAYENEKNIINENYDSITFKELTDIYIEHSKLYKEYNTIRSYINYAKAFKSLNDMKVISINKGTIQKAVDSLVTTKLSSSTIKEYLKRSTLFFKYYIENYNPNYSNPTRNIVLPKIEKAQNKKALTKKELDLLLKSLKKENYDFYIISLLAGTCGLRAGEILGLTWNDIDEINSTLNINKQWKRLDRKIYGFGRLKSNNSNRIVPLPQKTLKELKEYHLSLVVDINNRILPFNETKIYNLNTKLKQLSDISIHELRHTYATLLISNGIDFKTAADILGHDVEQLIKTYSHVTDDMMTKATNKIAKIF; via the coding sequence ATGGATTATAACATTACCTATAGACAAAAAGATAAAGGTTGGCAATATATAATAAGTTATAAAGTAAATGGAAAATGGAAACAAAAAAGTAAACAAGGTTTTTCTACTAAAAAAGAAGCTAAACCATTTGCTGAAAAAGCACTAAAGGAATTAAAAACAGCTTATGAAAATGAAAAAAATATAATAAATGAAAACTATGATTCAATAACCTTTAAAGAATTAACTGATATATATATTGAACACTCTAAATTATATAAAGAATATAATACAATCCGTTCTTATATTAATTATGCAAAAGCTTTTAAATCTTTAAATGATATGAAAGTTATTAGTATCAATAAAGGAACAATTCAAAAAGCTGTAGATTCCTTAGTGACTACTAAGTTAAGTAGTTCAACAATTAAAGAATATCTTAAAAGATCAACATTATTCTTTAAATACTATATAGAAAATTATAACCCTAATTATTCTAATCCAACTAGAAATATAGTACTCCCTAAAATCGAAAAAGCTCAAAATAAAAAAGCTTTAACTAAAAAGGAACTAGATTTATTACTGAAAAGCTTAAAAAAAGAAAATTATGATTTTTATATTATATCATTATTAGCTGGAACTTGTGGTTTAAGAGCTGGTGAAATACTTGGATTAACATGGAATGATATTGACGAAATAAATTCCACACTAAATATCAATAAACAATGGAAACGCCTTGATAGAAAAATTTATGGCTTTGGTAGACTTAAATCTAATAATTCTAATAGGATTGTTCCTCTTCCACAAAAAACTTTAAAAGAATTAAAAGAGTACCATTTAAGTTTAGTTGTAGATATAAATAATAGAATATTACCATTTAATGAAACTAAAATCTATAATCTTAATACTAAATTGAAACAACTCTCTGATATTTCTATTCATGAGTTACGTCATACTTATGCTACTCTTTTAATAAGTAATGGAATTGACTTTAAAACTGCCGCTGATATATTAGGTCATGATGTTGAACAACTAATCAAAACATATAGCCATGTCACTGATGATATGATGACTAAGGCAACTAATAAGATAGCTAAAATTTTTTAA
- a CDS encoding ImmA/IrrE family metallo-endopeptidase: MTYEELLIEADKLGIIVKEADLKTKEGHCYGKRIAIHKYLSNYEKACVLAEELGHYYLTVGDITNQLYINNKKQELLARRWGYNKKIGLIGFIKAFESGCVNRYEMAECLNVTVDYLNEAIEYYASKYGIMHRIDDYIIYFSPNFYIGKAFN; encoded by the coding sequence TTGACTTATGAAGAATTATTAATAGAAGCTGATAAGCTCGGAATAATTGTCAAGGAAGCTGACTTAAAAACTAAAGAAGGGCACTGTTATGGTAAGAGAATTGCAATTCATAAATATTTATCTAACTATGAAAAGGCATGTGTCCTAGCCGAAGAACTAGGACACTATTACCTTACTGTTGGTGATATAACAAATCAACTATATATTAACAATAAAAAACAAGAGTTACTAGCTAGAAGATGGGGATACAATAAAAAAATTGGACTCATAGGTTTTATAAAGGCCTTTGAGAGTGGATGTGTTAATAGATATGAAATGGCTGAATGCCTGAACGTCACAGTTGATTATTTAAACGAAGCTATTGAATATTATGCTAGTAAATATGGAATAATGCATAGAATAGATGATTATATTATTTATTTCTCACCTAATTTTTATATTGGAAAAGCTTTCAATTAA
- a CDS encoding XRE family transcriptional regulator, producing the protein MDKTEKLKHIILSRYNSIREFSKIVEIPSTTLTSALDKGIGGMAVDRIIKICETLNIDIKTFEPINNEKENLYSKEEKEHLDNFRNLNDLGKEKVNTYTKDLLDNPKYKKEDNKVVELPKKIKEIWEEEGKEHLMPIASHDRDGEFTAEDYKHDDDLMKNDDFWK; encoded by the coding sequence ATGGATAAAACTGAAAAACTTAAACATATAATTTTAAGTAGATACAATAGTATACGTGAATTTTCAAAAATAGTAGAAATACCAAGTACAACGTTAACAAGTGCACTGGATAAAGGTATAGGAGGTATGGCTGTAGATAGAATTATTAAAATATGTGAAACTTTAAATATAGATATTAAAACATTTGAACCTATAAATAACGAAAAAGAAAATCTATATTCTAAAGAAGAAAAAGAACATTTAGATAATTTTAGAAATCTAAATGATTTAGGAAAAGAAAAAGTTAATACTTACACTAAGGATTTATTGGATAACCCTAAATACAAGAAAGAAGATAATAAAGTTGTTGAACTTCCTAAAAAGATAAAGGAAATATGGGAAGAAGAAGGTAAGGAACATTTAATGCCTATAGCCTCTCATGATAGAGATGGAGAATTTACAGCAGAAGATTATAAGCATGATGATGATTTAATGAAAAATGATGATTTTTGGAAATAA
- a CDS encoding transcription factor: MEQTLISRQKLAERWDFANPNSLIKYESEGIITRNPNFKAPKYYMEEILKIESLGKVNPLSPLERKRLEKRISELEIENKSIKERLNNGRIALGF; this comes from the coding sequence ATGGAGCAAACATTAATAAGTAGACAGAAATTAGCTGAAAGATGGGATTTTGCTAATCCTAATTCATTAATAAAGTACGAAAGTGAAGGAATAATCACTAGAAATCCTAATTTTAAAGCTCCTAAGTATTATATGGAGGAAATATTAAAAATAGAAAGTTTAGGTAAAGTAAATCCTTTATCACCATTAGAACGTAAAAGATTAGAAAAAAGAATATCTGAATTAGAAATTGAGAATAAATCCATAAAAGAAAGATTAAATAATGGAAGAATAGCTTTAGGATTCTAA
- a CDS encoding AAA family ATPase produces MEIKLKRLRLKNFKGIKERIIEFNEITNIFGENGTGKTTIFDAFTWVMFDKDSKDRKDFDIKTLDIGGQVIPYLDHQVTATIEVDGSEIIFDKLYKEKWVKKRGFAERSFDGHETLYTINDIPVKKAEYNSKVNELLAENTFKLISNPLYFNTLNWKNRREILMDIIGDIDSDRVIAYNEKLKPLEGELQDGIENFSKTVKAKIKRLKDQVKSIPYRVDELNNSIVEHDFIELEKEKLVLLKEIKKNDDMLQDGNKANDEYFKLKEDLYELKKEFRNKEEEARLEAAEPVKSLERKIRALENEILDRESYIESLERKKENEIKNIDIFNKKVIELRSNFKEEKEKEFIFNERLTYCPTCKRQYETNDIEHIKEDQFNSFCHDKQSKLENISKKGHELNSNKKIAEEKLTELEKQITEEKDLLEADQTSLKMAKEKLSNVSTISEIKFDGMEELKSNILDLEIALTNFSSKDNNAAFKDKKKSLECELSLINKKLYQKEVNNENRKRISVLEAEERELSEKIAKLEGQEFLGEQFIKTKVELLESTINEKFENVNFKLFDIQINGGLNETCEALIDGVPFSNANTASQINAGIDIINTLSRHYNVTAPIFIDNRESVNNIIKTNSQVINLVVSQDKELRVE; encoded by the coding sequence ATGGAAATTAAATTGAAAAGATTGAGGCTGAAAAATTTTAAAGGAATAAAGGAAAGAATTATTGAGTTTAATGAAATAACTAATATTTTTGGCGAAAATGGCACAGGTAAAACAACAATATTCGATGCTTTCACTTGGGTAATGTTTGATAAAGATAGTAAAGATAGAAAGGATTTTGATATAAAAACATTAGATATAGGTGGACAAGTTATACCTTATTTGGACCATCAGGTTACAGCAACAATAGAAGTTGATGGTTCAGAAATTATATTTGACAAATTATATAAAGAGAAATGGGTTAAAAAAAGAGGATTTGCAGAAAGATCTTTTGATGGGCATGAAACACTATATACAATAAATGATATTCCAGTAAAAAAGGCTGAATACAATTCTAAAGTAAATGAACTCTTGGCGGAGAATACATTTAAGCTTATATCCAACCCACTTTATTTTAACACACTTAATTGGAAAAATCGAAGAGAAATATTAATGGATATTATAGGGGATATAGATTCAGATAGAGTAATAGCATATAATGAAAAATTAAAGCCTTTAGAAGGAGAGTTGCAAGATGGAATAGAGAACTTTTCAAAAACTGTAAAAGCTAAAATAAAAAGATTAAAGGATCAAGTAAAATCAATTCCTTATAGAGTAGATGAACTTAATAATTCTATTGTAGAACATGATTTTATAGAGTTAGAGAAAGAAAAACTTGTTTTATTAAAAGAAATTAAAAAAAATGATGATATGTTGCAAGATGGCAATAAAGCAAACGATGAATATTTTAAATTAAAAGAGGATCTATATGAATTAAAAAAAGAGTTTAGAAATAAAGAAGAAGAAGCCAGATTAGAAGCTGCGGAGCCAGTTAAATCTCTAGAAAGAAAAATAAGAGCTTTAGAAAATGAGATTTTAGATAGAGAAAGTTATATAGAATCTTTGGAAAGAAAGAAAGAAAATGAAATTAAAAATATAGACATCTTTAATAAAAAAGTTATAGAACTTAGAAGTAACTTTAAAGAAGAAAAGGAAAAAGAGTTTATATTTAATGAACGTTTAACATATTGCCCTACTTGTAAAAGACAATATGAAACAAATGACATAGAACATATAAAAGAAGATCAGTTCAATTCGTTTTGTCATGACAAGCAAAGCAAATTAGAAAATATAAGTAAAAAAGGGCATGAATTAAATTCAAATAAAAAAATAGCAGAAGAAAAGTTAACAGAACTAGAAAAGCAGATAACGGAAGAAAAGGACTTATTAGAGGCGGACCAAACATCCCTTAAAATGGCTAAAGAAAAGTTAAGTAATGTTAGCACTATTTCTGAAATAAAGTTTGATGGAATGGAAGAGTTAAAATCAAATATTTTAGATTTAGAGATAGCTCTAACTAATTTCAGCTCAAAAGATAATAATGCAGCGTTTAAGGATAAGAAAAAGTCTCTAGAATGTGAACTTAGTTTAATAAATAAAAAATTATATCAAAAAGAAGTAAACAATGAAAATAGGAAGAGGATTTCAGTGCTTGAGGCAGAGGAAAGAGAGCTGTCAGAAAAAATCGCTAAACTTGAAGGTCAAGAGTTTCTTGGAGAACAATTTATAAAAACAAAAGTGGAACTTTTAGAATCAACTATAAATGAGAAATTTGAAAATGTTAACTTTAAACTTTTTGATATTCAAATAAATGGTGGATTAAATGAAACTTGTGAAGCACTAATAGACGGTGTTCCATTCAGCAATGCTAATACAGCGAGTCAGATAAATGCAGGAATAGATATAATAAATACTTTATCAAGACACTACAATGTTACTGCTCCTATTTTTATAGATAATAGGGAAAGTGTAAATAACATTATAAAAACTAATAGTCAGGTAATTAATTTAGTTGTTAGCCAAGATAAAGAATTGAGGGTGGAATAA
- a CDS encoding DUF5651 domain-containing protein produces the protein MKDYLNNEERKNIITILHLMTSGVILLEGNTLTKDEKANLKRGFTFTKKAIENIKNRLNKNALNALDKDAKKSRVLLDIYGATREYERRKQSDINAAYEENRDYYKLVELILFYNCKNCSEKCNECEIYKEFEERCIPEFEGAEKMGYCKYSYKG, from the coding sequence TTGAAAGATTATCTAAACAATGAAGAAAGAAAAAATATAATAACTATTTTACATTTAATGACTTCAGGGGTGATTTTATTAGAGGGAAATACATTAACTAAAGATGAAAAAGCAAATTTAAAAAGAGGTTTTACATTTACTAAAAAAGCTATAGAAAATATAAAAAATAGATTAAATAAGAATGCTTTAAACGCCCTGGATAAAGATGCTAAAAAATCAAGGGTACTATTAGATATATATGGAGCTACAAGAGAGTACGAAAGAAGAAAACAATCGGATATAAATGCAGCATATGAAGAAAATAGAGATTATTACAAATTAGTAGAATTAATACTTTTTTATAATTGTAAAAACTGCAGCGAGAAATGTAATGAATGTGAGATTTATAAAGAGTTTGAAGAACGATGTATTCCTGAGTTCGAAGGTGCTGAAAAAATGGGATACTGTAAATATAGTTATAAAGGATAA
- a CDS encoding recombinase RecT: MEKNKIQTTQERNITDGVLNRIKVLEKEGEINFPSNYSYQNALKSAHLILSEQTVKKGNVNIPVLEACTKASVINALLDMTIQGLSPIKKQCYFIPMGDKLTLMKSYMGNIASVKRLKGVKEVFANVIYSGDEFEYKLNLKTGCKEIIKHEQKFENIDTTKIKGAYAIVVRENGPDYVEVMNISQIKNSWNQGNAKGQSLAHKNFSDEMAKKTVINRACKNFLNTSDDSDLLIAAINRTKDYDPEDIIEVTKKEVDKEIMEEANKEVIDVEIEESIDSDIIEEVQAEVVHDDMECDF; encoded by the coding sequence ATGGAGAAAAATAAAATTCAGACAACACAAGAAAGAAACATTACAGATGGGGTTTTAAACAGAATAAAAGTTTTAGAAAAAGAAGGAGAAATAAATTTCCCTTCAAATTATAGCTATCAAAATGCCCTTAAAAGTGCTCATTTAATACTTAGTGAACAAACTGTAAAAAAAGGTAATGTTAATATTCCAGTATTAGAAGCATGTACAAAGGCAAGTGTTATAAATGCATTATTAGATATGACAATACAAGGGTTAAGTCCTATTAAAAAACAGTGTTATTTCATTCCTATGGGAGATAAGTTAACTCTTATGAAAAGCTATATGGGAAATATAGCTTCAGTAAAAAGGCTTAAAGGCGTTAAAGAAGTGTTTGCTAATGTAATTTATTCCGGTGATGAATTTGAGTACAAGCTTAATCTAAAAACAGGATGCAAAGAAATAATTAAGCATGAACAGAAATTTGAGAATATTGATACTACAAAAATTAAGGGTGCATATGCAATTGTAGTAAGAGAAAATGGTCCAGATTATGTTGAGGTGATGAATATAAGTCAAATTAAAAATTCATGGAATCAAGGAAATGCAAAGGGACAAAGCTTGGCACATAAGAATTTTAGTGATGAAATGGCAAAAAAAACAGTTATTAATAGGGCTTGCAAGAACTTTTTAAATACTTCTGATGATAGCGATTTGTTAATAGCGGCAATAAACAGAACAAAAGATTATGATCCAGAGGATATTATAGAAGTGACAAAAAAAGAAGTTGATAAAGAAATAATGGAAGAAGCTAATAAAGAGGTAATAGATGTGGAAATAGAAGAATCTATTGATTCCGATATTATAGAAGAAGTCCAAGCAGAAGTAGTGCATGATGATATGGAATGTGATTTTTAA
- a CDS encoding MBL fold metallo-hydrolase, with translation MIKILATGSKGNCYLIQAGDEKLLLECGITWNEILKGLDFNIKGILGCLISHEHKDHSKSYKKIIKNGIDVYTSKGTLAGIGNTPKGRRDKIIKASEKFKIGNFNILPFEIEHDAFEPLGFIIGHPKLGKILFATDTYYLKYKFKNIDHILIECNYSEKILHDLEPHRARVLKSHMSLETLVTALKTWDLSRTKDIILIHISDKNGDSEEFKKEIESITGIKTIIAAPGTEI, from the coding sequence ATGATTAAAATATTAGCAACTGGATCTAAGGGGAATTGTTATTTGATTCAAGCAGGAGATGAAAAACTCCTGCTTGAATGTGGAATAACCTGGAATGAAATTTTAAAAGGCTTAGATTTTAATATTAAAGGGATATTAGGGTGTTTGATAAGCCACGAACATAAGGATCATTCAAAGTCATATAAAAAAATAATCAAAAATGGAATAGATGTTTACACCTCAAAGGGAACTCTAGCCGGGATTGGGAATACACCTAAGGGTAGAAGAGATAAAATTATAAAAGCTTCAGAGAAGTTTAAAATAGGGAATTTTAATATACTCCCTTTTGAAATTGAACATGATGCATTTGAGCCTTTAGGCTTTATTATAGGGCATCCTAAATTAGGGAAGATATTGTTCGCTACAGATACTTATTATCTAAAATATAAATTTAAAAATATAGACCATATATTAATAGAATGCAACTATAGCGAGAAAATATTACATGATCTAGAGCCTCATAGGGCCAGAGTTTTAAAATCTCATATGAGCTTAGAGACACTAGTAACAGCTTTGAAGACATGGGATTTATCAAGAACAAAAGACATAATACTAATTCATATATCAGATAAAAATGGAGATTCAGAGGAATTTAAAAAAGAAATAGAATCCATTACTGGGATTAAAACAATTATAGCAGCCCCAGGAACAGAAATTTAA
- a CDS encoding HD domain-containing protein, with translation MDIFTLDNKERFISLLKDTKREGVENLIKWLEGTDFFIAPASTRFHSNYEGGLCQHSLNVYKIFKKKCEDNEIELDESNIIIASLLHDICKANYYVVSSRNVKRDGKWIQVPYYSVDDQNPLGHGEKSCLILQTFIKLTKEELYCIRWHMGGYEPKENLNTISAAWNLCKPAVLLHTADLEASYLIEEHREV, from the coding sequence ATGGATATTTTTACTTTAGATAACAAGGAAAGATTCATAAGTTTATTGAAAGACACAAAAAGAGAAGGTGTTGAGAATTTAATTAAGTGGTTAGAAGGTACAGATTTTTTCATAGCACCAGCATCAACTAGATTTCATAGCAATTATGAAGGAGGATTATGTCAACATAGTTTAAATGTATATAAAATATTTAAGAAAAAATGTGAAGACAATGAAATTGAACTAGATGAAAGCAACATAATAATCGCTTCCTTACTACATGATATTTGTAAAGCTAATTATTACGTAGTTAGTTCAAGAAATGTAAAAAGAGATGGGAAGTGGATTCAAGTTCCATATTATTCAGTTGATGATCAAAATCCATTAGGCCATGGAGAGAAAAGTTGTTTAATACTACAAACCTTTATAAAACTTACAAAAGAAGAATTGTATTGTATAAGGTGGCACATGGGAGGGTATGAACCAAAAGAAAATTTAAATACTATTAGTGCAGCTTGGAATTTATGCAAGCCAGCGGTACTACTTCACACAGCAGATTTAGAAGCAAGTTATTTAATCGAAGAACATAGGGAGGTTTAA
- a CDS encoding single-stranded DNA-binding protein, whose product MNKAILIGRLTKDPELNYAASSGTAVTRFTLAVNRQFKKDEADFINCIAFGKTGEVIAQYLTKGRQLAITGNIRTGSYDAKDGTKRYTTDVIVESCEFIGNGQGNDASNKINNTFDNKNFDEDMTPVDDGDMPF is encoded by the coding sequence ATGAATAAAGCAATACTTATTGGAAGGTTAACTAAAGATCCTGAACTAAATTATGCTGCTAGTAGTGGAACAGCAGTAACGAGATTTACTTTAGCAGTAAATAGACAATTTAAGAAAGATGAAGCAGATTTTATAAATTGTATAGCTTTTGGAAAAACAGGGGAAGTAATAGCACAGTACCTTACTAAAGGTAGACAGTTAGCTATTACAGGAAACATTAGGACCGGAAGCTATGATGCTAAAGATGGAACTAAAAGATATACAACTGATGTGATAGTTGAATCGTGTGAATTCATAGGAAATGGACAAGGTAACGATGCATCAAATAAAATTAACAATACCTTTGATAATAAAAACTTTGATGAAGATATGACACCAGTTGATGACGGAGATATGCCTTTTTAA
- a CDS encoding ERCC4 domain-containing protein: MRYKFSDKEIKEILDKMVIIVDTREQANTHIIQWLQKKKKPYKTQKLDYGDYSCYLPAGSFKGQQRDVYFTNDIAIERKFCIDEIAMNLKDNKTNINEIKKEIIDLLGKEYLEKVLKTDYNRLKYEFANMNRYGIEFFIFMEDKDFDENIRNKNYRAQYEPTTLYARIKGLEREFSTIIRPIDKSMIGSEIYNTLRYSIRNVLKHKGYIEEIQE; the protein is encoded by the coding sequence TTGAGATATAAATTTTCGGATAAAGAGATAAAAGAAATATTAGATAAAATGGTAATTATAGTAGATACAAGAGAACAAGCAAATACCCATATAATACAATGGCTTCAAAAGAAAAAGAAGCCTTACAAAACTCAAAAATTAGACTATGGAGATTATAGTTGTTACTTGCCAGCGGGTAGCTTTAAAGGGCAACAGAGAGATGTTTATTTTACAAATGATATAGCAATAGAGAGAAAATTTTGCATCGATGAAATTGCAATGAATCTTAAGGATAATAAAACAAATATAAATGAGATTAAAAAAGAAATAATTGATTTATTAGGAAAAGAGTATTTAGAAAAAGTCCTTAAAACTGATTACAACAGACTCAAGTACGAATTTGCCAATATGAATAGATATGGCATTGAATTTTTTATATTTATGGAAGATAAAGATTTTGATGAAAACATAAGAAATAAAAATTACAGAGCCCAATATGAGCCAACAACATTATATGCAAGAATAAAAGGTTTGGAAAGGGAATTTAGTACCATCATAAGGCCAATAGATAAGTCTATGATTGGAAGCGAGATATACAATACTTTAAGATATTCTATTAGAAATGTACTTAAGCATAAGGGTTACATAGAAGAAATTCAGGAATAA